The Pongo abelii isolate AG06213 chromosome 23, NHGRI_mPonAbe1-v2.0_pri, whole genome shotgun sequence genome includes a window with the following:
- the BID gene encoding BH3-interacting domain death agonist isoform X1, translating to MDCEVSNGSGLRDECITNLLVFGFLQSCSDNSFRRELDALGRELPVLAPQWEGYDELQTDGNRSSHSRLGRIEADSESQEDIIRNIARHLAQVGDSMDRSIPPGLVNGLALQLRNTSRSEEDRNRDLATALEQLLQAYPTDMEKEKTMLVLALLLAKKVASHTPSLLRDVFHTTVNFINQNLRTYVRSLARNGMD from the exons ATGGACTGTGAG GTCAGCAATGGTTCCGGCCTCAGGGATGAGTGCATCACAAACCTACTGGTGTTTGGCTTCCTCCAAAGCTGCTCTGACAACAGCTTCCGCAGAGAGCTGGATGCGCTGGGCCGCGAGCTGCCAGTGCTGGCTCCCCAGTGGGAGGGCTACGATGAGCTGCAGACTGACGGCAACCGCAGCAGCCACTCCCGCTTGGGAAGAATAGAGGCAG ATTCTGAAAGTCAAGAAGACATCATCCGGAACATTGCCAGGCACCTCGCCCAGGTCGGGGACAGCATGGACCGTAGCATCCCTCCGGGCCTGGTGAACGGCCTGGCCCTGCAGCTCAGGAACACCAGCCGGTCAGAGGAG GACCGGAACAGGGACCTGGCCACTGCCCTGGAGCAGCTGCTGCAGGCCTACCCTACAGACATGGAGAAGGAGAAGACCATGCTGGTGCTGGCCCTGCTGCTGGCCAAGAAGGTGGCCAGTCACACACCGTCCTTGCTGCGTGATGTCTTTCACACAACGGTGAATTTTATTAACCAGAACCTACGCACCTACGTGAGGAGCTTAGCCAGAAAT GGGATGGACTGA
- the BID gene encoding BH3-interacting domain death agonist isoform X2, which translates to MDRSIPPGLVNGLALQLRNTSRSEEDRNRDLATALEQLLQAYPTDMEKEKTMLVLALLLAKKVASHTPSLLRDVFHTTVNFINQNLRTYVRSLARNGMD; encoded by the exons ATGGACCGTAGCATCCCTCCGGGCCTGGTGAACGGCCTGGCCCTGCAGCTCAGGAACACCAGCCGGTCAGAGGAG GACCGGAACAGGGACCTGGCCACTGCCCTGGAGCAGCTGCTGCAGGCCTACCCTACAGACATGGAGAAGGAGAAGACCATGCTGGTGCTGGCCCTGCTGCTGGCCAAGAAGGTGGCCAGTCACACACCGTCCTTGCTGCGTGATGTCTTTCACACAACGGTGAATTTTATTAACCAGAACCTACGCACCTACGTGAGGAGCTTAGCCAGAAAT GGGATGGACTGA
- the BID gene encoding BH3-interacting domain death agonist (The RefSeq protein has 1 substitution compared to this genomic sequence) → MDRSIPPGLVNGLALQLRNTSQSEEDRNRDLATALEQLLQAYPTDMEKEKTMLVLALLLAKKVASHTPSLLRDVFHTTVNFINQNLRTYVRSLARNGMD, encoded by the exons ATGGACCGTAGCATCCCTCCGGGCCTGGTGAACGGCCTGGCCCTGCAGCTCAGGAACACCAGCCGGTCAGAGGAG GACCGGAACAGGGACCTGGCCACTGCCCTGGAGCAGCTGCTGCAGGCCTACCCTACAGACATGGAGAAGGAGAAGACCATGCTGGTGCTGGCCCTGCTGCTGGCCAAGAAGGTGGCCAGTCACACACCGTCCTTGCTGCGTGATGTCTTTCACACAACGGTGAATTTTATTAACCAGAACCTACGCACCTACGTGAGGAGCTTAGCCAGAAAT GGGATGGACTGA